The following coding sequences lie in one Aspergillus puulaauensis MK2 DNA, chromosome 3, nearly complete sequence genomic window:
- a CDS encoding mannitol dehydrogenase family protein (COG:C;~EggNog:ENOG410PFKP;~InterPro:IPR013118,IPR036291,IPR000669,IPR013131, IPR008927,IPR013328;~PFAM:PF01232,PF08125;~go_function: GO:0003824 - catalytic activity [Evidence IEA];~go_function: GO:0016491 - oxidoreductase activity [Evidence IEA];~go_process: GO:0055114 - oxidation-reduction process [Evidence IEA]) yields the protein MPPLKLNTKNLPQILSASKGGIKAPNYARGRSVKEGIVHVGVGGFHRAHLAVYIDQLMQKHGMTDFAIAGVGLTPFDSKMRDVLRSQDHLYTVIERSAKGSFANIVGSINSFLLAADDREAVVAKMAHPDTRIVSLTITESGYYYNENTHELQAEHPDIQFDLDPANEKTPRTTFGFLYAALARRHASGQKPFTVMSCDNMQKNGSITRHMLESFARLRNPEVARWISEKGAFPNAMVDRITPQTAQGDKDVLAETFAIQDDWPVVTEPFMDWVIEDHFSDGRPAFEKVGVKVVKNVHDVEQYEKHKLRLLNGSHSAIGYAGQLAGFKYVHEVLEHPTYRKFLVQMMQEEVKPLLPEIPGVNIDEYCETLIERFSNPTIMDQLPRICLNASGKIPQFIMPSIAEAIWVTGPFRRLCFVAAAWFRYIHGVDDAGNKFEVDDPMREQLQTLAREGGTKPAALLSVKNLFGDDLRGDERFIQEITRAMEDIARDGVMKTMPKYVD from the coding sequence ATGCCTcccctcaagctcaacaCAAAGAACCTCCCCCAAATCCTGTCCGCCAGCAAGGGCGGCATCAAGGCCCCCAACTATGCCCGCGGTCGCTCCGTCAAGGAGGGCATCGTCCACGTCGGCGTTGGTGGCTTCCACCGCGCCCATTTGGCTGTCTACATCGACCAGCTGATGCAGAAGCACGGCATGACCGACTTCGCCATTGCCGGTGTTGGCCTCACCCCGTTTGACTCCAAGATGCGCGACGTCCTCCGCTCGCAGGACCACCTCTACACCGTCATCGAGCGCTCGGCCAAGGGCAGCTTCGCCAACATTGTCGGCAGTATCAACTCCTTCCTGCTTGCTGCTGACGACCGCGAGGCCGTCGTGGCCAAGATGGCGCACCCGGACACCCGCATTGTCTCGCTGACCATCACCGAGAGCGGCTACTACTACAATGAAAACACCCACGAGCTGCAGGCCGAGCACCCCGACATCCAGTTTGATCTCGATCCGGCCAACGAAAAGACCCCCCGTACCACCTTCGGTTTCCTCTACGCTGCTCTCGCCCGCCGCCACGCCTCCGGCCAGAAGCCCTTCACCGTCATGTCCTGCGACAACATGCAGAAGAACGGCTCCATCACCCGCCACATGCTCGAGTCCTTCGCCCGCCTGCGCAACCCCGAGGTCGCCCGCTGGATCTCCGAGAAGGGCGCGTTCCCCAACGCCATGGTTGACCGCATTACCCCCCAAACCGCACAAGGCGACAAGGACGTTCTCGCCGAGACCTTCGCCATCCAGGACGACTGGCCCGTCGTGACCGAGCCCTTCATGGACTGGGTCATCGAAGACCACTTCTCCGACGGCCGCCCAGCCTTCGAAAAGGTCGGCGTCAAGGTTGTCAAGAACGTCCACGATGTCGAGCAGTACGAGAAGCACAAGCTCCGCCTGCTCAACGGCTCCCACTCCGCCATTGGCTATGCCGGCCAGCTCGCCGGGTTCAAATACGTCCACGAGGTCCTCGAACACCCCACCTACCGCAAGTTCCTCGTCCAGATGATGCAGGAGGAAGTCAAGCCCCTGCTCCCTGAGATCCCGGGCGTCAACATTGACGAATACTGCGAGACCCTCATCGAGCGCTTCTCAAACCCCACAATCATGGACCAGCTCCCCCGTATCTGCCTCAACGCCTCCGGCAAGATCCCTCAGTTCATCATGCCCTCCATCGCCGAAGCCATCTGGGTTACTGGGCCCTTCCGCCGCCTCTGCTTCGTTGCCGCCGCTTGGTTCCGCTACATCCACGGTGTCGACGACGCCGGGAACAAGTTCGAGGTTGACGACCCCATGCGcgagcagctgcagactcTTGCCCGCGAGG